A genomic segment from Candidatus Polarisedimenticolia bacterium encodes:
- a CDS encoding PPC domain-containing protein, which yields MIVRRLFALILPLLFGLAASPVEAAWTASGTFLYQDREFDENGFTGATPNLPVRFAKVEVRYFKQSGGTTLLATGATDAAGNYSILVSDTSTRDIMVRALTASGVADLFLEVTNVVGTVSNYAVTTPTFFAHAPVNLNAGTVVALAGAGGEPFNLFDVGLNTEDYLAHLNGSRPSSTHELIIQWENLSGVTVNSYIGNNTVRAADTSGYNDTVIQHETGHYAVFNFSATDSPFGFHRLSNCKQDLRLAFDEGFATYFGQSVRKYLNLPNPHLYVKTTGAVGPGNLDFYFNVEDEVPFTCSESTSEVTVYAALWDLVDGATTPDETPGVDEGWDPLAVSDTVVWDIMRNYMPGAVNKSAEDFWDGWFVLGKGLDSSFRTVFVQHGMEFIDDLAENNDTTAGALGIAPDGVPLHATYFRPLASGAGTTDVDYFKFFGTAGHDFRIETTALTGDANTSLVLLGPDGVTPIMSNDDRGGGEKSSLMIFNSPASATYYVKSFHGPGLGIYGSYDVVISGAVVAGGSSPPLVTQSPKFTRRPMLNEGDSPTVSGLSSQD from the coding sequence GTGATCGTTCGACGGTTGTTTGCTCTCATCCTTCCCTTGCTGTTCGGGTTGGCGGCCTCGCCTGTCGAAGCTGCCTGGACCGCGAGCGGCACGTTCCTCTATCAGGACCGCGAGTTCGACGAGAACGGCTTCACGGGCGCGACTCCCAACTTGCCCGTCCGTTTCGCGAAGGTGGAGGTCCGCTATTTCAAGCAAAGCGGAGGCACGACGCTGCTGGCGACGGGGGCCACCGACGCCGCAGGAAACTATTCCATCCTCGTCAGCGACACCTCGACACGCGACATCATGGTTCGCGCGCTGACGGCCTCCGGCGTGGCCGACCTGTTCCTGGAGGTCACGAACGTCGTCGGCACGGTCAGCAACTACGCCGTGACGACGCCCACCTTCTTCGCGCACGCCCCAGTGAACCTCAACGCGGGAACCGTCGTCGCGCTCGCGGGGGCCGGCGGCGAGCCCTTCAACCTCTTCGACGTCGGCTTGAATACGGAGGATTACCTCGCGCACCTGAACGGGAGCCGCCCGAGCTCGACCCATGAGCTCATCATCCAGTGGGAGAACCTGTCGGGCGTGACGGTCAACAGCTACATCGGCAACAACACGGTGCGCGCGGCCGACACCTCCGGATACAATGACACGGTCATCCAGCACGAGACCGGCCACTACGCGGTATTCAACTTTTCCGCCACCGATTCTCCGTTCGGCTTTCACCGGCTGAGCAATTGCAAACAGGATCTCCGGCTGGCGTTCGATGAAGGATTCGCCACCTACTTCGGACAATCGGTCCGGAAGTACCTGAACCTGCCCAACCCCCACCTTTACGTCAAGACGACCGGCGCGGTCGGCCCGGGGAACCTCGATTTCTACTTCAACGTCGAGGACGAGGTCCCGTTCACCTGCAGCGAGTCGACCAGCGAAGTGACCGTCTATGCGGCCCTGTGGGATCTCGTCGACGGCGCGACCACCCCCGACGAGACTCCGGGGGTGGACGAGGGCTGGGACCCGCTGGCGGTGAGCGACACCGTCGTCTGGGACATCATGCGAAATTACATGCCGGGCGCCGTCAACAAGAGCGCCGAGGATTTCTGGGACGGATGGTTCGTCCTGGGCAAGGGACTGGACTCCTCCTTCCGGACGGTGTTCGTGCAGCATGGCATGGAATTCATCGACGACCTCGCGGAGAACAACGACACCACCGCCGGCGCCCTGGGGATCGCTCCCGACGGAGTGCCCCTCCACGCCACCTATTTCAGGCCGCTGGCGAGCGGTGCGGGCACGACCGACGTCGACTATTTCAAATTCTTCGGAACGGCGGGGCACGATTTCCGGATCGAGACGACGGCTCTGACGGGGGACGCCAACACCTCCCTGGTTCTTCTCGGGCCGGACGGAGTCACTCCGATCATGTCGAATGACGACCGGGGGGGCGGCGAGAAGTCGTCCCTGATGATCTTCAACTCTCCCGCCAGCGCCACGTACTACGTCAAGTCCTTCCACGGCCCCGGCCTCGGAATCTACGGCTCCTACGACGTGGTCATCAGCGGCGCCGTCGTGGCCGGTGGATCCAGCCCCCCGCTCGTGACGCAGTCGCCCAAATTCACGAGGCGTCCGATGCTGAACGAGGGGGACAGCCCGACGGTTTCCGGACTCAGTTCCCAGGATTGA
- a CDS encoding septum formation initiator family protein, producing MTLPARQPRREPVSIGKRLLLTVSLCAILALVARSILGDRGLFEVWRKKSTYQQISFEVLALRQENASLHEQIRALRQDPLAIERIAREDLGYARPGEITFVFREDPGARAIFNPGN from the coding sequence GTGACGCTCCCGGCACGGCAGCCGCGCCGGGAGCCGGTCTCGATCGGCAAAAGGCTCCTGCTCACCGTGAGCCTGTGCGCCATCCTCGCGCTGGTGGCCCGTTCGATCCTGGGCGACCGCGGGCTCTTCGAGGTCTGGCGGAAGAAATCGACCTATCAGCAGATCTCCTTCGAGGTCCTGGCGCTGCGCCAGGAGAACGCCTCCTTGCACGAGCAAATCCGCGCCCTCCGGCAGGATCCGCTCGCGATCGAGCGCATCGCCCGGGAAGATCTCGGCTACGCCCGTCCCGGAGAGATCACCTTCGTGTTCCGGGAAGACCCCGGCGCCCGCGCGATTTTCAATCCTGGGAACTGA
- the eno gene encoding phosphopyruvate hydratase has product MARIQSLTAREILDSRGNPTLEVEAVLSDGARGSAAVPSGASTGSREALELRDGDPKRFAGKGVLRAVENVNSVLAPELSGMEAASQAALDRRMIEMDGTPAKSRLGANALLGVSLAVARASAASLRLPLYRALGGDAAVELPVPMLNIVNGGVHADNNLDLQEFMVAPAGAASFREGLRMAAEIYQQLKAVLKKKGLSTTVGDEGGFAPSFRSHAEALDCIVEAIQQAGYAPGRDAVLCLDSAASEFHQDGVYRLKAESPPEKTSAQLVDFYAGLVARYPIVSIEDGMAEGDWEGWAGLTRALGEKIQLVGDDLFVTNPAILREGIRQKVANSVLIKLNQIGTLTETRETIDLARSAGYTCVVSHRSGETEDTTIADLAVAFNLGQIKTGAPARSERVAKYNRLLRIEEELSDRARYRGFEVYAAGGRR; this is encoded by the coding sequence ATGGCTCGAATCCAATCACTGACCGCCCGTGAGATTCTCGATTCGCGCGGCAACCCGACCCTGGAGGTCGAGGCCGTCCTGTCGGACGGCGCGCGCGGATCGGCGGCCGTCCCGTCGGGCGCTTCCACCGGCTCCCGGGAGGCCCTGGAGCTGCGGGACGGAGATCCGAAGCGCTTCGCCGGAAAAGGGGTCCTGCGGGCGGTGGAGAACGTTAATTCCGTCCTCGCCCCCGAGCTCTCGGGGATGGAGGCCGCGAGCCAGGCCGCGCTGGACCGCCGCATGATCGAAATGGACGGGACTCCGGCCAAGAGCAGGCTGGGCGCGAACGCTCTGCTGGGGGTCTCGCTCGCGGTGGCCCGGGCCTCGGCCGCCTCGTTGCGGCTTCCCCTCTACCGCGCGCTCGGCGGCGACGCGGCGGTGGAGCTTCCGGTCCCGATGTTGAACATCGTCAACGGCGGCGTCCATGCCGACAACAACCTCGATCTCCAGGAGTTCATGGTCGCGCCCGCCGGGGCCGCCTCGTTCCGCGAAGGGCTGAGGATGGCGGCCGAAATCTACCAGCAGCTGAAAGCGGTCCTCAAGAAGAAGGGGCTCTCGACGACCGTCGGCGACGAGGGCGGCTTCGCCCCCAGTTTCCGCTCGCACGCCGAGGCGCTGGACTGCATCGTCGAGGCGATCCAGCAGGCGGGCTACGCTCCGGGGCGCGATGCCGTTCTCTGCCTCGATTCGGCGGCGTCGGAATTCCACCAGGACGGCGTCTACCGGCTGAAGGCCGAGTCGCCGCCCGAAAAGACTTCCGCGCAGCTGGTGGACTTCTACGCCGGCCTCGTGGCCCGATACCCGATCGTGAGCATCGAAGACGGGATGGCGGAGGGCGACTGGGAGGGATGGGCCGGCTTGACGCGCGCGCTGGGAGAGAAGATTCAGCTGGTCGGAGACGACCTCTTCGTGACCAATCCCGCGATTCTCCGGGAGGGAATCCGCCAGAAGGTGGCCAACTCCGTCCTCATCAAGCTCAACCAGATCGGCACGCTCACCGAGACGCGCGAGACGATCGATCTCGCCCGGAGCGCCGGGTACACCTGCGTCGTCTCCCATCGCTCGGGCGAGACGGAGGACACGACGATCGCCGATCTGGCGGTGGCCTTCAACCTCGGACAGATCAAGACCGGTGCGCCGGCGCGCTCCGAAAGGGTCGCGAAATACAATCGGCTCCTGCGCATCGAAGAGGAGCTGTCGGATCGAGCCCGGTATCGCGGGTTTGAAGTCTATGCGGCGGGAGGCAGACGGTGA
- a CDS encoding phosphoglucomutase/phosphomannomutase family protein has protein sequence MAPTPIAFGTSGWRGILSDDFTFFNLRRATRAIARLVHEENRRRAPSLFVGYDTRFLSEQLARDVASVLLTEGVRPRLAADFVPTPVVAHAIRRGRLDGGINLTASHNPAEYNGLKFSTRDGAPAPPETTRRIEALIAEIHDGSPAPQPRPSELRTVDPSGPYRAAILRIIDRKALGRGRLRLVCDPLYGAGRGYSQALLSPVARVTTIRDRRDVLFGGGGPDPNEKHLDELCAEVRRTGAHLGLATDGDADRFGIVDRGGHYVAANLILALLADYLLETRGYRSGVARTVATTHLLDDVAEHHGVAHFETPVGFKYFRDLLLDGKVFLAGEESSGLSVSGHVPEKDGILAGCLVAEMVARRRASLRRQIQLLFRKVGPRHSARRDFRMGPGEVIALRRRLESPPDSLAGKRVTEVRTTDGTLMLLQDASWLLLRPSGTEPLVRCYAEARSPKDLARLLDAGRSLVLNP, from the coding sequence ATGGCTCCGACACCGATCGCCTTCGGCACGTCCGGATGGCGGGGGATCCTCAGCGACGACTTCACCTTCTTCAACCTGCGGCGGGCGACCCGGGCTATCGCTCGTCTCGTCCACGAAGAGAACCGGCGGCGCGCGCCGAGCCTGTTCGTCGGCTACGACACGCGCTTCCTCTCCGAGCAGCTCGCCCGCGACGTCGCTTCCGTGCTCCTGACGGAAGGGGTCCGGCCTCGCCTGGCTGCCGATTTCGTGCCGACTCCGGTGGTGGCCCACGCGATCCGGCGCGGGCGACTCGACGGCGGCATCAACCTCACCGCGAGCCACAATCCGGCCGAGTACAACGGCTTGAAATTCTCGACGCGGGACGGCGCGCCCGCCCCGCCGGAGACGACCCGGCGGATCGAGGCGCTGATCGCCGAGATCCACGACGGATCTCCGGCCCCGCAACCGCGGCCTTCCGAGCTTCGCACGGTGGACCCCTCCGGCCCGTATCGCGCCGCGATCCTGCGCATCATCGATCGGAAAGCGCTCGGCCGCGGCCGGCTGCGGCTGGTGTGTGACCCGTTGTACGGCGCCGGAAGGGGCTATTCGCAGGCGTTGCTCTCCCCCGTCGCCCGCGTGACGACGATCCGGGACCGCCGTGACGTGCTCTTCGGAGGAGGCGGACCGGATCCCAATGAAAAGCACCTCGACGAGCTGTGCGCGGAGGTGCGCCGCACGGGGGCGCATCTGGGTCTCGCCACCGACGGCGACGCCGATCGTTTCGGGATCGTCGATCGGGGCGGCCATTACGTCGCCGCCAACCTGATCCTCGCCCTGCTCGCCGACTATCTCCTGGAGACGCGAGGCTACCGGTCGGGGGTCGCGCGCACGGTCGCGACGACGCACCTCCTCGACGACGTGGCGGAGCATCACGGTGTGGCCCACTTCGAAACTCCCGTCGGCTTCAAGTACTTCCGTGACCTCCTCCTGGACGGGAAGGTCTTCCTGGCCGGCGAGGAAAGCTCCGGACTCTCCGTGTCGGGGCACGTGCCGGAGAAGGACGGCATCCTGGCGGGATGTCTCGTGGCGGAGATGGTCGCCCGGCGAAGAGCCAGCCTGCGGCGCCAGATTCAGCTCCTGTTCCGCAAAGTCGGGCCGCGGCACTCCGCGCGCCGCGATTTCCGGATGGGCCCCGGAGAGGTAATCGCCCTCCGCCGCCGGCTGGAGAGCCCGCCCGACTCGCTGGCCGGAAAGCGCGTCACCGAGGTGCGCACGACCGACGGCACGCTCATGCTCCTGCAGGACGCCTCCTGGCTCCTCTTGCGTCCTTCCGGGACGGAGCCGCTGGTCCGCTGCTACGCCGAGGCGCGCAGCCCGAAGGACCTGGCGCGGCTGCTGGATGCCGGCCGGTCGCTCGTCCTGAATCCCTGA
- the cutA gene encoding divalent-cation tolerance protein CutA has translation MENETVLVLSTASSEKEAISIAQALVDQELAACVNVVPAIRSIYRWKGKIWNEVENMMFIKTTSQQFEEVKKTIKELHSYELPEVLLLKIDDGEKNVLNWIGSSVKGGRERF, from the coding sequence ATGGAAAATGAAACCGTTCTGGTTCTCTCGACGGCTTCCTCGGAGAAAGAGGCGATCTCGATCGCGCAGGCCCTGGTGGATCAGGAGCTGGCCGCCTGCGTCAACGTGGTTCCCGCCATCCGATCGATCTATCGCTGGAAAGGCAAGATCTGGAACGAGGTGGAGAACATGATGTTCATCAAGACCACCTCGCAGCAGTTCGAGGAAGTCAAGAAGACGATCAAAGAGCTGCACTCCTACGAGCTTCCCGAAGTGCTCCTCTTGAAGATCGACGACGGCGAGAAGAACGTGCTGAACTGGATCGGCTCGTCGGTGAAGGGCGGCCGCGAGCGCTTCTAG
- a CDS encoding PLP-dependent aspartate aminotransferase family protein, producing MGFATDAIHAGQDPDPTTGAIMTPIYQTSTYVQEALGKSKGYDYARTINPTRLALEKNLAALEGGEKGFCFASGMSAIAAVMTLVGKGDHVVVSSMTYGGTYRLFERILRGYGLDFTYVDTGDLEATERSIRPDTRMLYIETPTNPLMSLTDLEPAAKLARRRSLISVVDNTFMSPYFQKPLAFGIDVVLHSTTKFINGHSDSVGGCVVTSNRDHAERIGFTQNSVGAILSPFDSWLVLRGIKTLHLRMRSHDAGGRQVAAFLDSHPKVRRVLYPGLPSHPQHELARTQCSGFGGMISFDLGDFDRAKRFLDRLRLCALAESLGGVETLICHPGTMTHASIPEAERERQGFTSGLIRISVGNEDVEDIVADLEQGLAAV from the coding sequence ATGGGTTTCGCCACGGACGCCATCCACGCGGGGCAGGATCCCGATCCGACCACCGGCGCGATCATGACTCCGATCTACCAGACTTCGACCTATGTGCAGGAAGCGCTGGGCAAGAGCAAAGGATACGACTACGCCCGCACCATCAACCCGACGCGGCTGGCCCTGGAGAAGAACCTGGCCGCGCTCGAGGGGGGCGAGAAAGGCTTCTGTTTCGCCTCGGGAATGTCGGCGATCGCGGCAGTGATGACGCTGGTGGGAAAGGGAGATCACGTCGTCGTCTCAAGCATGACGTACGGAGGGACCTACCGCCTGTTCGAGCGGATCCTCCGGGGATACGGGCTCGACTTCACCTACGTCGACACCGGCGATCTGGAGGCCACCGAGCGATCGATCCGCCCGGACACGCGCATGCTTTACATCGAGACGCCCACGAACCCGCTGATGAGCCTCACCGACCTGGAGCCGGCCGCGAAGCTGGCCCGGCGGCGCTCGCTCATTTCCGTGGTCGACAACACCTTCATGTCTCCGTATTTTCAGAAGCCGCTCGCCTTCGGCATCGACGTGGTCCTGCACAGCACGACCAAGTTCATCAACGGCCACTCCGACAGCGTCGGCGGATGCGTGGTCACCTCGAATCGGGACCATGCCGAGCGCATCGGATTCACGCAGAACTCCGTCGGGGCCATCCTGTCTCCCTTCGACTCGTGGCTCGTCCTGAGGGGGATCAAGACGCTGCACCTGAGGATGCGCTCTCACGATGCCGGTGGGCGGCAGGTCGCCGCCTTTCTCGATTCCCACCCGAAGGTGCGGCGCGTCCTCTACCCCGGCCTGCCGTCCCATCCGCAGCACGAGCTGGCGCGAACCCAATGCTCCGGCTTCGGCGGGATGATCTCCTTCGACCTGGGCGACTTCGACCGCGCCAAGCGTTTCCTCGATCGCTTGCGCCTGTGCGCCCTGGCCGAAAGCCTGGGGGGAGTCGAGACGCTCATCTGCCATCCGGGCACCATGACCCATGCCTCGATCCCAGAGGCGGAGCGGGAGCGTCAGGGATTCACGTCGGGCCTGATCCGGATTTCGGTGGGCAACGAGGACGTGGAGGACATCGTGGCGGATCTGGAGCAGGGGCTCGCGGCCGTCTGA
- a CDS encoding DUF1330 domain-containing protein produces the protein MAAYLIVEIDVRDPAGYEEYKTLAAQTVQGFGGRYLARGGEAQALEGDWTPRRVVILEFPSADRAREWWSSKEYGKARDIRRRTADARMILVEGVA, from the coding sequence GTGGCTGCCTATTTGATCGTCGAGATCGACGTTCGCGACCCGGCCGGCTATGAGGAATACAAGACGCTGGCGGCGCAGACCGTTCAGGGCTTCGGCGGGAGATATCTGGCGCGCGGCGGAGAGGCCCAGGCGCTGGAAGGGGACTGGACGCCGAGGCGCGTCGTCATCCTGGAGTTCCCGAGCGCAGACCGGGCGCGCGAATGGTGGTCCTCCAAGGAGTACGGCAAGGCCCGCGACATCCGGCGCCGCACGGCCGACGCCCGCATGATCCTGGTCGAAGGAGTCGCCTAG